The Halalkalibacter krulwichiae genome has a segment encoding these proteins:
- a CDS encoding thiamine pyrophosphate-dependent dehydrogenase E1 component subunit alpha translates to MTENRHHSLGISDDTALEMYKTMLMARKIDERMWLLNRAGKIPFVISCQGQEAAQVGAAFALDRNKDYILPYYRDLGVVLTFGMTAQDIMLSGFAKAEDPNSGGRQMPGHFGQKKNRIVTGSSPVTTQVPHAVGIALGGKMEGKDFVTFTTFGEGSSNQGDFHEGANFAGVHKLPVIFMCENNKYAISVPIEKQLACEKVSDRAIGYGMPGVTVDGNDPLAVYKAVKEAADRARKGEGPSLIETVSYRLTPHSSDDDDRAYRPREEVEEAKKLDAIYTFADYLREVGLLTDQVQTDIEVELAQIVDAATEYAEQAPYADPEYALKHVYTEE, encoded by the coding sequence ATGACTGAAAATCGACATCATTCACTTGGTATCTCTGATGATACTGCCCTTGAGATGTATAAAACCATGCTGATGGCTCGGAAAATTGATGAACGAATGTGGTTATTAAACAGAGCCGGGAAAATCCCGTTTGTCATTTCGTGTCAAGGACAGGAGGCAGCTCAAGTAGGTGCAGCGTTTGCTCTTGATCGAAATAAGGATTACATTCTGCCGTATTATCGTGACTTAGGAGTCGTATTAACGTTTGGTATGACTGCGCAAGACATTATGTTATCTGGTTTTGCTAAAGCAGAAGATCCAAACTCTGGAGGAAGACAAATGCCTGGGCACTTTGGGCAGAAAAAAAACCGAATTGTAACAGGGTCTTCTCCTGTAACGACGCAAGTTCCTCATGCAGTAGGAATTGCTTTAGGTGGAAAGATGGAAGGGAAGGATTTTGTTACCTTTACAACATTTGGGGAAGGTTCATCCAATCAAGGCGATTTTCATGAAGGAGCTAATTTTGCTGGGGTGCACAAGTTGCCTGTTATCTTTATGTGTGAGAACAACAAATATGCAATCTCTGTTCCGATTGAAAAACAACTTGCCTGCGAAAAAGTATCTGACCGTGCCATTGGATATGGGATGCCAGGTGTAACAGTTGATGGAAATGATCCTCTTGCTGTCTACAAAGCTGTCAAAGAGGCAGCAGATCGTGCAAGAAAAGGGGAGGGGCCGTCTTTAATTGAAACGGTATCCTATCGCTTAACTCCACATTCAAGTGATGATGATGACCGTGCTTATCGCCCTCGAGAAGAAGTTGAAGAGGCTAAAAAACTAGATGCTATTTATACTTTCGCTGATTATTTAAGAGAAGTAGGCCTATTAACAGATCAAGTTCAAACTGATATTGAGGTAGAATTAGCACAAATTGTTGATGCGGCAACCGAATATGCAGAACAAGCACCTTATGCTGATCCTGAATATGCACTGAAGCATGTTTATACAGAAGAATAG